The following is a genomic window from Hyphomicrobiales bacterium.
TCGACATCTCGGTGTTCAACAATTTGCGGCGCCTTGCCTGGTGGCGCGCGCCCCTGATCGGCAGCCTCGTGGGCTCGGCGATTGATACCGCGCTCTTCTTCACACTCGCCTTCGCCGGCGACATCACCGATGTCGCGACATACGGCATCGGTGGCTTTGCGGTGACAGCGCCGGTGTGGGTGGCCTGGGCTGTAAGCGATTTTGTTGTCAAGGTGGCGATGGCGCTGCTGATGCTGCTGCCTTATGGCGCGCTGCTCAACGTCGTATTGCCGGCGGAGCGCTTCCAGCGCAGTGCGGGCTGAGGATCTGCAGCACGCGGATTGTCGCGAGCCCGGCTAGTCTCTGCCTGGGCTGAAGCGACATTCCAGATGATCCGGCATGGTCCCTCCGCTCAGCCGATGAAAACCAGCAAGCCGTTCATCGCGCTTCGGCCTATCGCGCCTTCACAGACGGCGCGATCGATGCGCTCTCGGGCGGCAGCAGGGCGAATTCCAGCAGCACGGTGCGCTGGAACATCGAGAAATTATCGTCGGATATCAGCGTGAGGATGGTTTCACCGGCAGCGTTCCGGTGCGCGGCCAATCCTTCCATGTTGTCGATCTCGGCGGCAAGGTCCGCTGTCAGCAGGATTTCGCCATCGACCACGGCACCGGGACGTATCGCCGCGCGGTCGACGAGGCGCAGCCGCATGGCGAGGCTGAAGGGCGGCACGTAGCGGCGCTCCAGCAGCACGAGATCGCCTCCCGGCAGAAAGGCCATGTCAGTGATGGCGAAGCCATCGCGGCGGGCAACGCTGAAAGTGCCCTTCACCGGGCCGGTGACGATGAAGCCGTCAGGTCCGCCGGCGCGCGGTGGCTCCTCGGCAATGGTCACCACGGCGCCCGCAACGGGGCTGCCGGGTGGTGCAACACCGATCGATTCGAGGCCCTTGTTCCGGCCGAGCGCTTTCACCTCTTTGGGAAGCGGCACGGCCTTGGCCGGACCACGTGGCCCCTCCGCCCCCCAATCGAAGCGCAGCACCTCATGCGTACGCTCGATGGAAACATAGGCTACCTGGCCGGTGATCGCGAGGCCCTCGGTATCGTAGGAGCGGGTCGAGGCAAGCGGGCGGCCGGTTTGCGAGAGGAGCGGGCCCATCACGGCACGATGGAGACCGACGATGCGCCCACTGGCGTCAGCAGCGACATCCGCGCTCAGCCAGTAGCCCTTGTCGGAAATGGCCGTGAGACGCCGTCCATCGGGCGAACGCGCCAGGCCTGAAAAGCCCCCGAACGCCGGGTGAGGGGACCGCAACTGCAAGCCGCCACGGAATTCCAGGCGGCCGAAGCGCCGTCGATCCGGCGCGCTGCTGGTAAAGGCCGGGATCGGGGTAGCGCTGATCGCGATCGGCTCAGGCCCCTTCGCGAGCACCTCTGATAGCGCGGCGCCCTGCGGCACGGCGACCGCGACGGCCAGCATGGCAAGGCCGATCCGCAGGGAGCGGTTCTTCGCCAGCCATGCGGGCAGTCGCACGCGCATCTGTTCAGGCGTAGGCCGAGCGGCGTGGACGCGCACCCGCCCCGCGCTTCGCGGCGGGCTTCTCCTCGAAGAGCTCGGCCAGCTTTTCCGTCATGACGCCACCGAGTTCCTCGGCGTCGACGAGCGTGACGGCGCGCCGATAATAGCGCGTGACGTCATGGCCGATGCCGATGGCGATGAGCTCCACGGGCGAACGCTCCTCGATCTCGGCAATGACATGCCGGAGATGGCGCTCCAGATAGTTGCCGGGGTTGACCGACAATGTGGAGTCGTCAACCGGGGCGCCATCGGAGATGACCATCAGGATACGCCGTTGCTCCGGACGGCCGAGAAGGCGCTTGTGCGCCCAATCCAGCGCTTCGCCGTCGATGTTCTCCTTGAGCAGACCCTCGCGCATCATCAGGCCAAGATTGCGCCGCACCCGCCGCCATGGCGCGTCGGCGGCCTTGTAGATGATGTGGCGCAGGTCGTTCAGGCGTCCGGGATTGACCGGCTTGCCGTTCTGCAGCCAGACCTCGCGCGATTGCCCGCCCTTCCAGGCGCGCGTCGTGAAGCCGAGGATCTCGACCTTGACACCGCAGCGCTCCAGCGTCCGCGCCAGCACGTCCGCGCAGGTGGCGGCAACCGTGATCGGCCGCCCACGCATGGAGCCGGAGTTGTCGATCAGCAGCGAGACGACGGTGTCCTTGAAGTCTGTGTCCTTCTCGCGCTTGAACGACAACGGCTGGAAGGGATCGGTCACCACCCGCGAAAGGCGGGCGGGATCGAGCATGCCCTCTTCCAGATCGAACTCCCAGGAGCGGCTCTGCTGCGCGAGCAGGCGCCGCTGCAGGCGGTTTGCCAGCCGTGCGACCACGCCCTGGAGGTTGTCGAGCTGCTTGTCGAGATAGGAGCGCAGCCGCGCCAATTCTTCCGGATCACACAGGTCTTCTGCGGCGATCACCTCGTCGAACTGGTTCGTGTAGACGCTATAGTCGGGACCGCGCGGCTCGTTGTGCCGGGGCGGCGGCGGGCGCCAGGCCTCGTCGGCATCGTCTTCATCGAAGGCGTCACTGTCGTCCGGCACCTCGCCCTGCGGCGCTTCGGCGGTTTCGCTGGTGCCGTCCTCCATCTCGTCGCTGGCTTCGTCCGTCAGCTCGATGTCGCCCTGCTCGGCGCTGGCATCCTCCTGGGATTCGCCTTCGCCTTGCTCCTGCTTGTCGCCCTCTTCCTGGCTGTCGTCGGACTCGTCCTGCTCGCCCTCGCTGTCGGCGTCTTCGGCCATGTCGAGATGCGTCAGGAGGTCACGGATTCCGCGTGCGAAACTGCGTTGGTTTTCGATCGTGCCAAGCAGGCTGTCGAGATCCTTGCCGGCCTTCGCTTCGATGACGTCGCGCCAGAGATCGACGATTCCCTGGGCCGCCGCCGGCGGGGCGCGGCCGGTCAGGCGCTCGCGTACCATCAGGGCGATTGCATCCTCGATGGGCGCATCGTCACGATCGGTGATGCCTTGCAGGTTCGCGCGCTGGAAGCGCTCCTCCAGCACGGCCGTCAGGTTGTCCCCGACGCCCGTCATCCGGCGTGCGCCGATCGCTTCCACACGTGCCTGCTCCACCGCATCGAAGACGGCGCGCGCCGCAGCGCCCTGCGGGGCCAGCTTGCGATGCGTCACATCGTTGTGGCACGCGAGCCGGAGCGCCATGGCGTCGGCCTGGCCACGCAGCAGGGCCACGTCGTGGGGCGACATGCGTCGAGGCGGTTCGCTCAGGCGTGCCCGGCCGGGCGTCAGAGCCGGCTTATCCGCCGAGAAGGCGACCTCAAGCTCCGGCTGCCGCGCGATGGCGCGCAACGTCGTCGCCACGGCCTGCTTCAGCGGCTCGGTCGGCGCCTCCTTGGGCGAGGACGGCTTGCGATTGGAAATGGACATGAGTCTCCTGCCGCCGGCCGGGGGGGGGGTTTTTTTTTAAATCTCCCTCCGGCCCCCGCCCGCCCGGCCGCGGGGGCCCCCCCCCGCGACGGCTCCATCATCAGCTCAGGGCGACATTCACAGTCGATTCCGGCAGTTCCTTGCCGAAGCAGCGCTGGTAGAACTCGGCTACCAGCGAGCGCTCGAGCTCATCGCACTTGTTGAGGAAGGTCAGCCGGAAGGCGAAAGCGATGTCATTGAAGATATCCGCATTTTCCGCCCAGGTGATCACCGTGCGCGGCGACATCACGGTCGACAGGTCGCCGTTGATGAAGGCGTTGCGGGTCATATCCGCCACGCGCACCATCTTGCTCACGGTATCGCGGCCGGCCGCGTCGCGGTAGTGCGGCGACTTGGCCACCACGATGTCGACCTCGCGGTCATGCGGCAGGTAGTTCAGCGTCGCGACGATCGACCAGCGGTCCATCTGGCCCTGGTTGATCTGCTGCGTGCCGTGGTAGAGGCCGGAGGTGTCGCCGAGACCGACCGTGTTGGCGGTGGCGAACAGCCGGAAGGCCGGATGGGGGCGGATGACGCGGTTCTGGTCGAGCAGCGTCAGGCGGCCCGAGACCTCAAGGACGCGCTGGATCACGAACATCACGTCCGGGCGGCCAGCGTCATATTCATCGAACACCAGCGCGATATTGTTCTGCAGCGCCCAGGGCAGCATGCCGTCGCGGAACTCGGTGACCTGCATGCCGTCCTTCACGACGATCGCGTCCTTGCCGACGAGATCGACGCGGCTGACATGGCTGTCGAGGTTGACGCGCACGCACGGCCAGTTTAGTCGCGCGGCGACCTGCTCGATGTGCGTCGACTTGCCCGTGCCGTGATAGCCGGTGATCATCACGCGTCGGTTGCGGGCAAATCCGGCGAGGATAGCGAGGGTGGTGTCCCGATCGAACAGATAGTCCGGGTCGAGGTCGGGTACATGTTCATCAGGCTCGGAATAGGCGGGCACTTCGAGATCGGTATCGATGCCGAACACCTTTTGCACGGACAGTTTCATGTCCGGGATGCCTGACTTGTTCTCGCTCGTCGCTTGCATAGGTCCTCTCACTCCGTCGCGGCAAGCTCATGCCGCTCGTGGGGCGATTCGCATAAGTTTCACGCCGCTGATGCGATATCGCGCCACGATAACCATGGATTGCCGTAAGGTCTCTGCCAGCACCTCTCCTCAGCCCCGGGCCATGGGAGGGGTGGGCGGACAGCGACCCTCAAAACGAGATACAGGGCCGCGTGCAAACAGGCAAATGGGCGAGCGCGTCACATGATGAAAATCAGCCGCGGCAGAAGCGCCCGCCAGCCATCGCAACCGCGTCGTGTTTCCCTGAAGAGCCGTGGTCAGCACAATCCAAGTGCCTTCAACGTGTTGTAGGCGCGGATAATCGCTTGCAGCCGCTCCTCGAAGGCGCGGTCCCCGCCATTCGCGTCGGGGTGAAAACGCTTCACCAGCAACTTGTAGCGAGCCTTGATCGTGACGGCGTCCACCCCTTCGTCGAGGCCGAGCGTATCGAGCGCCTGCAACGCGGGCTTCGAGAGCCTTGGCTTGGCTTCTTCCTGGCGCGCGGCCTGGTTGAACGCCCGCGCGCCGAAGACGCCGAACGGATCCTCGACATTGGCTCCGGCTGCCCGGTCATTGTCTGTGGCCGAACGGGCGCTGCCGCGCGCTGCC
Proteins encoded in this region:
- a CDS encoding Phytase-like domain-containing protein, with the protein product MRVRLPAWLAKNRSLRIGLAMLAVAVAVPQGAALSEVLAKGPEPIAISATPIPAFTSSAPDRRRFGRLEFRGGLQLRSPHPAFGGFSGLARSPDGRRLTAISDKGYWLSADVAADASGRIVGLHRAVMGPLLSQTGRPLASTRSYDTEGLAITGQVAYVSIERTHEVLRFDWGAEGPRGPAKAVPLPKEVKALGRNKGLESIGVAPPGSPVAGAVVTIAEEPPRAGGPDGFIVTGPVKGTFSVARRDGFAITDMAFLPGGDLVLLERRYVPPFSLAMRLRLVDRAAIRPGAVVDGEILLTADLAAEIDNMEGLAAHRNAAGETILTLISDDNFSMFQRTVLLEFALLPPESASIAPSVKAR
- the cobT gene encoding Aerobic cobaltochelatase subunit CobT; translation: MSISNRKPSSPKEAPTEPLKQAVATTLRAIARQPELEVAFSADKPALTPGRARLSEPPRRMSPHDVALLRGQADAMALRLACHNDVTHRKLAPQGAAARAVFDAVEQARVEAIGARRMTGVGDNLTAVLEERFQRANLQGITDRDDAPIEDAIALMVRERLTGRAPPAAAQGIVDLWRDVIEAKAGKDLDSLLGTIENQRSFARGIRDLLTHLDMAEDADSEGEQDESDDSQEEGDKQEQGEGESQEDASAEQGDIELTDEASDEMEDGTSETAEAPQGEVPDDSDAFDEDDADEAWRPPPPRHNEPRGPDYSVYTNQFDEVIAAEDLCDPEELARLRSYLDKQLDNLQGVVARLANRLQRRLLAQQSRSWEFDLEEGMLDPARLSRVVTDPFQPLSFKREKDTDFKDTVVSLLIDNSGSMRGRPITVAATCADVLARTLERCGVKVEILGFTTRAWKGGQSREVWLQNGKPVNPGRLNDLRHIIYKAADAPWRRVRRNLGLMMREGLLKENIDGEALDWAHKRLLGRPEQRRILMVISDGAPVDDSTLSVNPGNYLERHLRHVIAEIEERSPVELIAIGIGHDVTRYYRRAVTLVDAEELGGVMTEKLAELFEEKPAAKRGAGARPRRSAYA
- the cobS gene encoding Aerobic cobaltochelatase subunit CobS — protein: MQATSENKSGIPDMKLSVQKVFGIDTDLEVPAYSEPDEHVPDLDPDYLFDRDTTLAILAGFARNRRVMITGYHGTGKSTHIEQVAARLNWPCVRVNLDSHVSRVDLVGKDAIVVKDGMQVTEFRDGMLPWALQNNIALVFDEYDAGRPDVMFVIQRVLEVSGRLTLLDQNRVIRPHPAFRLFATANTVGLGDTSGLYHGTQQINQGQMDRWSIVATLNYLPHDREVDIVVAKSPHYRDAAGRDTVSKMVRVADMTRNAFINGDLSTVMSPRTVITWAENADIFNDIAFAFRLTFLNKCDELERSLVAEFYQRCFGKELPESTVNVALS
- a CDS encoding Uncharacterized 19.0 kDa protein in cobS 5'region, producing the protein MVMNLNSRLFDRIRVKSTASKSKSAAATHTCEHPGCDKPGDHRAPKGRGHENQYWRFCLEHVRAYNQSYNYFNGMSDDAVAAFQKDAVLGHRPTWTMGMNAAARGSARSATDNDRAAGANVEDPFGVFGARAFNQAARQEEAKPRLSKPALQALDTLGLDEGVDAVTIKARYKLLVKRFHPDANGGDRAFEERLQAIIRAYNTLKALGLC